From Roseovarius sp. EL26, the proteins below share one genomic window:
- a CDS encoding VPLPA-CTERM sorting domain-containing protein — translation MKLLKLLGTACIALVAATSSYAATLDFDFSFSDGVADVFGTISGLSDNTNDQAATAITVSSVAFGLDTVQFLTVPTSVTSNTFSVADGLITSASFSANVANSLPLPGRLFLSLGFGPTEIERFGGLQATDVTGAILFSVIETGGNGPFGPATPPISSVPLPAGGVLFISGLFGLGVLRKKTSKPAIKLLA, via the coding sequence GTGAAACTATTGAAACTCCTAGGTACTGCTTGCATCGCATTGGTCGCAGCTACATCAAGTTACGCTGCAACATTGGATTTCGACTTTTCCTTTTCGGATGGGGTAGCGGATGTTTTCGGAACCATTTCAGGTCTGTCCGATAACACCAACGATCAGGCAGCCACTGCGATCACTGTGTCTTCCGTCGCATTCGGGCTTGATACAGTACAGTTCCTAACTGTCCCCACAAGCGTAACAAGTAACACATTCTCAGTTGCGGATGGTCTAATCACGTCCGCAAGTTTCTCGGCCAATGTGGCCAACAGTTTGCCATTACCAGGCAGGTTGTTTTTGTCTCTTGGGTTTGGCCCTACCGAGATTGAGCGCTTCGGCGGCCTGCAGGCAACTGATGTAACAGGTGCGATTTTGTTCAGTGTAATTGAAACTGGTGGTAATGGTCCATTCGGTCCGGCCACCCCGCCGATCAGTTCTGTTCCGTTGCCCGCCGGGGGAGTGCTATTCATCAGTGGTTTATTTGGTCTTGGTGTATTGCGAAAGAAAACGTCAAAGCCAGCTATCAAACTTCTGGCATGA
- a CDS encoding Lrp/AsnC family transcriptional regulator, with product MQIDETDRSLITLLQENARMPVTKLAKRLNLARTTVQARLDRLEHSKVIQGYAVRLNENMRAPIRATVLLAIEPRSAPTVLARLETHLNVMAVYTTSGRFDMIVELEAQSTEELDTTLDQIGEAKGVKSSESLIHLSTRINRRR from the coding sequence ATGCAAATAGACGAAACTGACCGTTCTTTGATTACCTTGTTGCAGGAAAATGCCCGCATGCCAGTGACCAAACTGGCCAAGCGTTTGAATCTGGCACGCACCACGGTTCAGGCCCGGCTGGACCGGCTTGAACATTCCAAAGTCATTCAAGGTTACGCTGTTCGCCTAAACGAAAACATGCGCGCGCCAATTCGCGCAACGGTCCTGCTGGCAATTGAGCCACGCAGCGCGCCAACGGTCTTGGCGCGGCTTGAAACCCACTTAAACGTCATGGCCGTCTATACTACGTCTGGACGGTTCGACATGATTGTTGAGCTTGAGGCGCAAAGCACGGAAGAGCTGGACACAACCCTTGACCAAATAGGCGAGGCCAAAGGCGTGAAAAGCTCTGAAAGCCTGATCCACCTGTCGACCCGTATCAATCGACGCCGATGA
- a CDS encoding type III PLP-dependent enzyme, with the protein MRNTPHWNDPISHLRRQQPDTVSLYFSPTQLQATAQRFLDGFDGLVTYAVKANPGEEVLANLVAAGVRAFDVASPQEMQAVRRVFPDAVLHYNNPVRSPKEVALAAELGVASYSVDCARELEKIASLVKDVEISIRLALPIKGAVYDFGEKFGAGPDEAAKLLRRIVELGFTPAMTFHPGTQCADPTAWGCYIAAVADVAKQAGVSLARLNVGGGFAAHRVGDAPDLEAIFDHIRRETDRCFGTDAPELVCEPGRAMVADAFSLAARVKAIRPGGAVFINDGIYGGFSEGRDMMMVDRIRIIDPQGHERAGRMSGRVVYGPTCDSIDRLPDPVALPDDIAEGDYILFDGMGAYSRAINTGFNGYGLGEPVTVTRLN; encoded by the coding sequence ATGCGTAATACCCCCCATTGGAATGATCCGATCTCGCATCTGCGCAGGCAGCAGCCCGATACAGTTTCTTTGTATTTCAGCCCAACACAATTGCAGGCAACGGCGCAGCGCTTTCTAGATGGGTTTGACGGTTTGGTGACCTATGCGGTCAAGGCCAATCCGGGCGAGGAAGTGTTGGCCAATCTGGTGGCGGCAGGGGTGCGCGCCTTTGATGTGGCCAGCCCGCAAGAGATGCAGGCGGTGCGCCGTGTGTTTCCAGATGCGGTTTTGCACTACAACAACCCGGTCAGGTCACCCAAGGAAGTTGCGTTGGCTGCAGAGCTGGGTGTGGCGTCGTATTCGGTGGATTGCGCGCGCGAGCTAGAGAAAATTGCGAGCTTGGTAAAGGATGTTGAAATTTCGATCCGGCTGGCGTTGCCAATAAAAGGAGCGGTGTACGATTTCGGCGAGAAATTTGGTGCTGGACCCGATGAGGCTGCGAAACTGCTGCGCCGGATTGTGGAATTGGGTTTTACCCCGGCGATGACCTTTCATCCCGGCACACAATGCGCGGATCCGACGGCGTGGGGGTGTTATATCGCGGCAGTCGCAGATGTTGCTAAACAGGCAGGCGTGTCACTGGCGCGCCTGAATGTTGGAGGAGGATTTGCCGCGCACCGTGTTGGGGATGCGCCTGATCTGGAGGCGATTTTCGATCACATTCGCCGCGAAACAGACCGGTGTTTTGGCACGGATGCCCCAGAGTTGGTATGCGAGCCAGGTCGGGCAATGGTCGCGGATGCCTTTAGTCTGGCGGCGCGTGTCAAAGCAATCCGTCCGGGGGGCGCGGTTTTCATTAACGACGGTATTTATGGCGGGTTCAGTGAAGGGCGCGACATGATGATGGTCGATCGGATTCGCATTATTGATCCACAAGGGCACGAACGTGCGGGGCGCATGTCTGGCCGCGTTGTATATGGTCCGACCTGTGACAGTATTGATCGCTTGCCTGACCCTGTGGCGCTTCCGGATGATATCGCCGAGGGAGATTATATCCTGTTTGATGGTATGGGAGCCTATTCACGGGCCATCAACACCGGCTTTAACGGATATGGGCTTGGTGAGCCGGTGACAGTGACCCGGCTGAACTGA
- a CDS encoding DUF2235 domain-containing protein produces the protein MTWRQWSKTIFDFIRPGRRRGQSAFARTRGQVTHVIILDGTMSSLSVGCESNAGLAYKLLSSTAGAELSLYYESGIQWCDWRRAPDVMTGKGINRQIRRAYGYLASRYRPGDRIFLLGYSRGAFAVRSLAGVIDRVGLLRAADATERNIRTAYRHYQAGAGSAVADAFAEAHCHAAVEIEMIGVWDTVKALGLRLPLIWRWSEEAHAFHDHRLGASVRHGYHALALDETRRTFEPVLWETAPGFDGKVEQMWFRGTHGDIGGQLGGYDQARPLANIPFVWMLDKAEACGLPLPNGWKLHYKIDAQAPSVGTWRGWGKIFWVRRGRDVGVDSSETVHPSVHQVEPGLPDAETVS, from the coding sequence ATGACCTGGCGCCAGTGGTCAAAAACAATTTTTGATTTTATTCGCCCCGGACGGCGACGGGGGCAGAGCGCTTTTGCCCGCACACGTGGGCAGGTCACACATGTCATTATTCTTGATGGAACGATGTCCAGCTTGAGCGTGGGGTGTGAAAGCAATGCCGGGCTGGCTTATAAGTTGTTAAGCTCTACCGCTGGGGCTGAGCTATCTCTTTATTACGAATCTGGAATTCAATGGTGTGATTGGCGTCGTGCACCTGATGTGATGACCGGGAAGGGTATCAACCGCCAAATCCGCCGTGCTTATGGATATCTTGCCAGCAGGTACCGGCCGGGTGATCGGATTTTTCTATTAGGATATTCACGTGGGGCTTTTGCAGTGCGCTCGCTTGCTGGGGTTATTGACCGGGTTGGGTTGCTGCGTGCTGCGGATGCGACTGAACGCAATATTCGCACCGCGTACCGGCATTATCAGGCGGGCGCAGGTAGCGCTGTGGCTGACGCTTTTGCCGAGGCACATTGTCATGCGGCGGTTGAGATTGAGATGATCGGCGTTTGGGATACAGTCAAGGCGCTGGGCTTGCGTCTGCCGCTTATCTGGCGATGGAGCGAAGAGGCGCATGCCTTTCATGACCACCGGTTGGGCGCATCGGTGCGCCACGGTTATCATGCGCTGGCGCTGGATGAGACGCGGCGCACGTTTGAGCCAGTCTTATGGGAAACCGCTCCGGGATTTGATGGTAAGGTGGAGCAGATGTGGTTTCGCGGTACCCATGGCGATATCGGCGGACAGTTGGGTGGTTATGATCAGGCGCGGCCTTTGGCCAATATTCCGTTTGTGTGGATGTTGGACAAGGCCGAGGCGTGTGGCCTGCCACTGCCGAACGGCTGGAAGCTGCATTACAAGATCGATGCGCAGGCACCGTCTGTTGGGACGTGGCGTGGTTGGGGTAAGATATTTTGGGTCAGACGCGGTCGCGATGTGGGAGTGGATTCGTCTGAAACGGTACACCCCAGCGTACATCAGGTTGAACCGGGCCTGCCGGATGCGGAAACGGTTAGCTAA
- the metF gene encoding methylenetetrahydrofolate reductase [NAD(P)H], producing the protein MTTPDISFEFFPPRSLEASFRLWDTAMALAPFDPGFVSVTYGAGGTTRQLTQETVSALHKTTDLKVAAHLTCVDASREETLEIAKQFALDGVTEITALRGDPPTGTGPFHARPDGFADSCELVDALARTGNFKIRVGAYPEVHPEASDQAADINWLKRKIDAGASEIITQFFFEADVFFRFRDACDKAGITVPILPGILPIENWKNAREFSLRCGASIPDWLDHAFDKALRDDREQLLATSVATELCSDLLEGGVEHLHFYTLNRPDLTRNICHALGLKSHQALRHVA; encoded by the coding sequence ATGACCACACCAGATATCTCATTCGAATTTTTCCCGCCTCGCTCGCTCGAGGCTTCTTTTCGCTTGTGGGATACGGCGATGGCGCTGGCTCCGTTTGACCCGGGCTTTGTTTCAGTCACATATGGCGCCGGTGGCACCACGCGGCAGCTGACTCAGGAAACCGTGAGCGCGCTGCACAAAACCACCGATCTTAAGGTTGCCGCACACCTGACTTGTGTTGATGCCTCACGCGAGGAAACGCTTGAAATCGCCAAGCAGTTCGCCCTTGACGGCGTGACTGAAATCACCGCCTTGCGTGGCGATCCACCAACTGGCACCGGCCCCTTCCACGCCCGCCCCGATGGGTTTGCCGACAGTTGCGAGCTGGTCGATGCGTTGGCGCGCACCGGAAACTTCAAGATCCGCGTTGGCGCCTATCCTGAGGTACACCCTGAGGCATCAGATCAGGCCGCTGATATCAATTGGCTCAAGCGCAAGATTGATGCCGGGGCCTCAGAAATCATCACTCAGTTTTTCTTTGAAGCTGACGTGTTCTTCCGTTTTCGCGATGCCTGCGACAAGGCTGGCATCACCGTGCCGATCCTTCCCGGCATCCTGCCAATTGAGAACTGGAAAAACGCGCGTGAATTTTCCCTGCGATGCGGCGCTTCCATACCTGATTGGCTAGATCATGCCTTTGATAAGGCGCTGAGAGATGATCGTGAGCAGCTTTTGGCAACAAGTGTGGCAACAGAGTTGTGCAGTGACTTGCTTGAGGGCGGAGTTGAGCATCTGCACTTCTATACCCTCAACCGGCCAGACCTGACGCGAAATATCTGCCATGCGCTTGGCTTGAAATCGCATCAAGCCCTGCGTCACGTCGCCTAA
- a CDS encoding LysR family transcriptional regulator, with product MHIEFRHLKTIRAIHQAGGLARAADLMHITQSALSHQIKGLEDQAGVELFVRRSKPLKLSAAGLRLLRLAEKILPEVEAMEAEFSGLREGSAGRMHIAIECHACFEWLFPVLEAFRKSWSEVDVDIRPGLAFDALPALQKEEVDLVVSSDPEDLPGVIFKPLFDYEPVFVAAGQHPLAQKEFVVAEDFRNETLITYPVDRARLDVFTQLLSPAKVEPRAVRQVELTAVILLLVASNRGVAVLPDWVVRELRKSDDYVTRPITEKGVTRRLYAAIREEDAHKPFMAHLLKLARDIPVKMQRG from the coding sequence ATGCATATCGAGTTCAGGCATCTCAAAACCATCCGGGCCATCCATCAGGCTGGCGGTTTGGCACGCGCAGCGGATCTGATGCATATCACGCAATCGGCGCTGAGCCATCAGATCAAGGGCTTAGAAGATCAGGCCGGGGTGGAACTGTTTGTCCGCCGATCGAAGCCGCTGAAATTGTCGGCGGCGGGCTTGCGTTTGTTACGGCTGGCAGAAAAGATTCTGCCCGAAGTAGAGGCGATGGAAGCAGAGTTTTCCGGCCTGCGCGAGGGTAGCGCCGGGCGGATGCATATTGCGATTGAATGCCACGCATGTTTCGAGTGGTTGTTTCCAGTGCTTGAGGCATTTCGAAAATCATGGAGCGAGGTGGATGTCGATATCCGCCCCGGTCTGGCGTTTGATGCGCTGCCTGCCCTGCAAAAGGAGGAGGTCGATCTGGTGGTCTCATCCGATCCCGAGGACCTGCCGGGTGTGATCTTCAAACCGCTGTTCGATTATGAACCGGTATTTGTTGCCGCTGGTCAGCATCCATTGGCGCAGAAAGAATTTGTCGTGGCTGAGGATTTTCGCAATGAGACGCTGATCACTTACCCGGTGGATCGGGCGCGTTTGGATGTGTTCACGCAGCTTTTGAGCCCGGCCAAGGTAGAGCCACGCGCGGTGCGGCAAGTGGAACTGACGGCGGTGATTTTGCTGTTGGTGGCGTCCAATCGCGGGGTGGCGGTTCTGCCCGACTGGGTGGTGCGTGAACTGCGCAAAAGCGATGATTACGTAACCCGCCCGATCACTGAAAAAGGCGTGACACGCCGATTATACGCGGCCATCCGCGAAGAGGATGCACACAAGCCGTTTATGGCGCACTTACTGAAACTTGCGCGAGACATACCGGTGAAGATGCAGCGGGGATAA
- a CDS encoding pyridoxamine 5'-phosphate oxidase family protein — MSHATQIPVTDRTKLTRRPHRGIYDREAVHAILDESFMCNVAYLHKGSPMVLPTGYGRMGDFIYIHGSNKSTMLGAALSGQDVCVLVTLLDGIVLARALYSHSVNYRSVVVYGKPELVEDPEEKRASFKAYADQVMKGRYEDTRPPTDKELNATTVMRIPLNEAVAKMRAGPAADFEKDLGLTHWAGEVLIKQVMCDAIRDPNGDQTAALPDYVRAYEKLPNRQQQEVENTADSV, encoded by the coding sequence ATGTCACATGCTACACAGATCCCCGTCACAGACCGGACTAAACTGACCCGCCGCCCGCATCGCGGCATTTACGACAGGGAGGCAGTTCACGCCATTCTGGATGAAAGTTTCATGTGTAATGTGGCGTATCTCCACAAGGGTTCTCCGATGGTGCTGCCAACTGGATATGGTCGCATGGGGGATTTCATCTACATACATGGCTCAAACAAGAGCACCATGCTGGGCGCAGCACTTAGTGGTCAGGATGTTTGTGTTTTGGTAACTTTGTTGGATGGGATTGTGCTTGCACGCGCCCTGTACAGTCACTCGGTCAACTATCGATCTGTTGTTGTGTACGGCAAGCCAGAGTTGGTGGAAGATCCCGAAGAGAAACGCGCCTCGTTCAAAGCCTACGCCGATCAGGTCATGAAGGGGCGTTACGAAGACACCCGCCCGCCGACCGATAAAGAGTTGAATGCCACAACAGTAATGCGCATTCCGCTGAATGAGGCAGTTGCGAAGATGCGGGCAGGTCCGGCCGCGGATTTTGAAAAGGATCTGGGGCTGACTCATTGGGCCGGTGAAGTGCTGATCAAACAGGTTATGTGTGATGCGATCCGCGACCCGAATGGCGACCAGACTGCCGCGCTGCCTGACTATGTTCGTGCATATGAAAAACTGCCAAACCGGCAACAGCAAGAGGTCGAAAATACAGCCGACAGCGTTTAA
- the glpK gene encoding glycerol kinase GlpK codes for MTYVLAIDQGTTSSRAIVFDQGLHPVASAQEEFAQHFPQSGWVEHNPADIWSTVTNTCREAVKKAGIAASDIAGLGITNQRETTVVWDRETGAPVHNAIVWQDRRTADLCHALRAAGHEEMISHATGLLLDPYFSGTKLKWVLDNVDDARERAEAGQLLFGTIDCFLIWKLTGGKVHATDATNAARTLLYDIREGCWSPEICALLDIPMAMLPEVCDCAADYGMVQADILGQEVPILGVAGDQQAATIGQACFQPGMMKSTYGTGCFALLNTGDVPVTSRNRLLTTIAYQLDGKPTYALEGSIFIAGAVVQWLRDGLQIIKGAAETQELAKTADPTQNVVIVPAFTGLGAPYWNADCRGAVFGLTRNSGPAEMSRAALESVGFQTRDLLEAMRADWDGDDDAVLRVDGGMTASDWAMQFLADINGVPVDRPPILETTALGAAWLAGMQAGIYPGPEEFAATWARERIFQPTMDEDTRDARYAQWQRAVRAAQGF; via the coding sequence ATGACTTATGTGCTGGCAATTGATCAGGGGACAACTTCAAGCCGGGCGATTGTGTTTGATCAAGGGTTGCACCCGGTTGCCAGCGCGCAAGAAGAGTTTGCGCAACATTTCCCGCAATCGGGCTGGGTCGAACATAATCCTGCGGATATCTGGTCAACCGTCACGAATACCTGCCGAGAGGCGGTAAAAAAGGCTGGTATCGCCGCATCTGATATCGCCGGATTGGGCATTACTAATCAGCGCGAAACTACCGTTGTCTGGGACCGCGAAACAGGCGCACCAGTACATAATGCCATTGTCTGGCAGGATCGGCGCACAGCTGACTTGTGCCATGCCCTGCGCGCGGCTGGGCATGAGGAGATGATCAGTCACGCCACAGGCCTTTTGCTGGATCCGTATTTTTCGGGCACCAAGCTGAAGTGGGTTTTGGACAATGTTGATGACGCGCGGGAGCGGGCCGAGGCAGGGCAACTATTATTTGGGACCATCGATTGCTTCCTGATCTGGAAGTTAACCGGCGGAAAAGTGCATGCCACTGATGCAACCAATGCCGCCCGCACGTTGCTTTACGATATCCGTGAGGGGTGCTGGAGCCCCGAGATCTGTGCCCTGTTGGATATTCCGATGGCGATGCTGCCTGAGGTGTGCGATTGCGCGGCGGATTATGGCATGGTGCAGGCGGATATTCTGGGACAAGAAGTGCCGATCTTGGGCGTGGCTGGCGATCAGCAGGCCGCCACCATCGGGCAGGCTTGTTTTCAACCGGGCATGATGAAGTCAACTTATGGCACAGGTTGTTTTGCGCTTTTGAACACGGGCGATGTGCCGGTCACGTCCAGGAACCGACTGCTGACGACCATTGCCTATCAATTGGATGGCAAGCCGACCTATGCGCTGGAAGGGTCGATTTTCATCGCGGGAGCGGTGGTTCAATGGCTGCGTGACGGATTGCAAATTATCAAAGGTGCGGCTGAAACGCAGGAGTTGGCAAAAACCGCTGATCCTACTCAAAATGTGGTGATTGTGCCCGCCTTTACCGGCTTGGGAGCCCCTTATTGGAATGCCGACTGTCGTGGCGCAGTGTTTGGTCTGACGCGCAATTCAGGCCCGGCAGAAATGTCCCGTGCGGCGTTGGAAAGTGTGGGTTTTCAGACCCGGGATTTACTAGAGGCAATGCGCGCCGATTGGGACGGTGATGACGATGCTGTGTTGCGGGTTGATGGTGGCATGACGGCCTCGGATTGGGCAATGCAGTTTTTGGCCGACATCAACGGTGTGCCGGTTGACCGCCCGCCGATATTGGAAACCACGGCGCTGGGTGCGGCTTGGCTGGCCGGGATGCAGGCGGGAATTTATCCGGGTCCTGAGGAATTTGCCGCAACATGGGCACGCGAGCGGATATTTCAACCCACGATGGACGAAGACACGCGTGACGCACGCTATGCGCAATGGCAGCGCGCCGTACGTGCAGCACAGGGGTTTTGA
- a CDS encoding glycosyltransferase, protein MSDLVSVIIPARNEAATITRVVSTLMQMDWVDEIVVVDNGSEDQTGDLAAKAGATVVFEATPGMGEAVRAGLKAARNDWVMKLDADLDKFQTDLFARMVEARAPGVGLVKGAWNDLRDNMPMTRLLVGPAMRQLFPRMPDLRAPNTGIYLVNRSLIAHHEIIGNYAADLDVMVRVHAAGAGIAEVDIGRLENNPRDVGHYNAMAETILAFFLHLHAHDIGKELMVVADDGVQVTHHCLGRIAAHARVGGQVDIYLGADGLAADILRDVLEPYPTARLHPLAQLTQHLTTQVRMPAQIIAPNGSSVAATEAASSAAVHDIDLLQMPIDLSRFVADTGYALAGGAVIKQGALKRLGHPTAEAPANAREVFQSLATKVQHR, encoded by the coding sequence ATGAGTGATCTGGTATCAGTAATCATACCTGCACGAAATGAGGCGGCAACGATTACCCGTGTGGTCAGCACATTGATGCAGATGGACTGGGTGGATGAGATCGTTGTCGTCGATAATGGCTCAGAGGATCAGACCGGTGATTTGGCGGCAAAGGCCGGCGCCACGGTGGTGTTTGAGGCGACGCCGGGAATGGGTGAGGCGGTGCGTGCAGGGCTGAAAGCGGCCCGCAATGATTGGGTGATGAAGCTTGATGCTGATCTGGATAAGTTTCAAACAGATCTGTTTGCCCGCATGGTCGAAGCGCGTGCGCCCGGTGTGGGGCTGGTCAAAGGGGCGTGGAACGATCTACGTGACAATATGCCGATGACTCGCCTTTTGGTGGGCCCCGCCATGCGCCAGCTGTTTCCCCGGATGCCGGACCTGCGAGCGCCCAATACAGGCATCTATCTGGTCAACCGTAGCCTGATTGCGCATCATGAGATCATTGGTAACTATGCCGCTGATCTGGATGTGATGGTTCGGGTGCATGCTGCTGGGGCGGGCATCGCCGAAGTCGATATCGGTCGATTGGAAAACAATCCGCGTGATGTCGGGCATTACAATGCGATGGCTGAGACGATTTTGGCGTTTTTCCTGCATCTTCATGCGCACGACATCGGCAAAGAGTTGATGGTTGTGGCGGATGATGGCGTGCAGGTGACGCATCATTGTCTGGGACGAATTGCAGCACATGCTCGGGTCGGTGGCCAGGTTGATATTTATCTGGGCGCGGATGGTCTGGCGGCTGATATCCTGCGCGATGTATTGGAGCCTTATCCGACCGCGCGCCTGCACCCATTGGCACAGCTAACGCAGCACTTGACGACGCAGGTTCGGATGCCAGCCCAAATTATCGCCCCGAACGGGAGCTCAGTTGCCGCAACTGAAGCTGCAAGTTCTGCCGCCGTGCACGATATTGACCTGTTGCAGATGCCAATCGACCTGTCTCGCTTTGTTGCTGATACCGGTTATGCGTTGGCGGGTGGGGCTGTGATCAAACAGGGCGCTTTGAAACGGCTTGGGCACCCTACGGCGGAGGCGCCGGCTAACGCGCGTGAGGTATTTCAATCTCTCGCGACAAAAGTACAGCATAGGTGA
- a CDS encoding zinc-dependent peptidase produces MIIVLIALFLIAGVFGYRHWAKTQMHAELLAAALTEGERAIVAQHVPLIKRLPVEFRDRLEGKMNLFLHQVDFYGCDGLEITEEMQLSIAAQACLLVVNSDRWYKNLSTILIYPGAFKSRQRAHSGFVVTEKEIVRSGESWTRGPVVLSWAHSKQGAMNDRDGHNVVLHEFAHQIDDLSGHTNGVPILSKGQSFAEWERVFLTAFEAHVQDTEQGRKTVIDAYGAEGHEEFFAVAVEVFFEKPKALKNELPAVYEQLAKLFQLEPVSWQ; encoded by the coding sequence ATGATTATTGTTCTAATAGCCTTGTTTTTGATCGCTGGCGTGTTCGGCTATCGCCATTGGGCAAAAACCCAAATGCATGCAGAGCTTCTTGCCGCCGCGCTGACAGAGGGTGAGCGCGCAATTGTTGCGCAGCATGTCCCGCTTATTAAGCGGTTGCCGGTCGAATTTCGTGACAGGCTAGAAGGTAAAATGAATCTGTTTCTGCATCAGGTCGATTTTTACGGCTGCGACGGACTGGAGATCACTGAGGAAATGCAGCTTTCGATTGCGGCGCAGGCGTGTTTACTGGTCGTCAACAGCGACAGATGGTACAAAAATCTCAGCACTATCCTGATTTACCCAGGCGCGTTCAAATCGCGCCAACGTGCCCATAGTGGCTTTGTGGTGACTGAAAAGGAAATCGTACGGTCTGGCGAAAGTTGGACGCGGGGTCCGGTCGTACTGTCATGGGCGCATAGCAAGCAGGGTGCGATGAATGACCGGGATGGCCACAACGTCGTTTTGCATGAATTCGCCCATCAAATCGATGACCTGTCCGGGCATACCAATGGCGTACCTATCCTGAGCAAAGGGCAAAGCTTTGCGGAATGGGAGCGTGTGTTTTTGACGGCATTCGAGGCTCATGTTCAGGACACTGAGCAGGGGCGCAAGACGGTCATCGACGCCTATGGCGCGGAAGGCCACGAAGAGTTTTTCGCGGTTGCGGTCGAGGTCTTTTTTGAGAAACCAAAGGCCCTGAAGAATGAGCTGCCTGCAGTCTATGAACAACTGGCCAAACTGTTCCAATTGGAGCCGGTCAGCTGGCAATAA